A section of the Verrucomicrobium sp. GAS474 genome encodes:
- a CDS encoding fatty acid desaturase yields the protein MFGLKKPHVVNWTTTLFLSITFLSAAIGTPYYLYTYGWSTPLFLAFLFMFSACCMSITFGYHRLFSHTAFKASWPVRLLVLIFGAASFENSALLWSSEHRRHHKHTDHEDEDPYSISRGFFFAHMGWLFLRYTPERPLDNVADLRKDKLVMWQHRYVQLIAAVVTFVIPCTVGWFVSRWDGFLGCLFIVGFLRIVCVHHVTFFINSLCHVLGKQPYSSRTSARDSWIMAILTFGEGYHNYHHEFQHDYRNGIRKWQWDPTKWSIWLLNKVGLTWDLRRVPKEKILLAQIAQKERALEARLGKQEITLSGAAAQLLETARQHLAHAAEAWETHREARNNALKAAAKTAVAHESEGLLATLRREEEAAAKNLRLCIRAWRNAYRVACATI from the coding sequence ATGTTCGGACTTAAAAAACCCCACGTCGTCAACTGGACCACGACCCTTTTCCTCAGCATCACCTTCCTCAGTGCCGCCATCGGCACCCCCTACTACCTCTACACCTACGGGTGGAGCACCCCCCTCTTCCTCGCCTTCCTGTTCATGTTCTCGGCCTGCTGCATGAGCATCACCTTCGGCTACCACCGTCTCTTCTCCCACACCGCCTTCAAGGCTTCCTGGCCCGTCCGCCTCCTCGTCCTCATCTTCGGGGCCGCCTCCTTCGAGAACTCGGCCCTCCTCTGGTCCTCCGAGCACCGCCGCCACCACAAGCATACCGACCACGAGGACGAGGACCCCTACTCGATCTCCCGCGGCTTCTTCTTCGCCCACATGGGCTGGCTCTTCCTCCGGTACACCCCGGAGCGCCCCCTCGACAACGTCGCCGACCTCCGCAAGGACAAGCTCGTCATGTGGCAGCACCGCTACGTCCAGCTCATCGCCGCCGTCGTCACCTTCGTCATCCCCTGCACCGTCGGCTGGTTCGTCAGCCGGTGGGACGGCTTCCTCGGCTGCCTCTTCATCGTCGGCTTCCTCCGCATCGTCTGCGTCCACCACGTCACCTTCTTCATCAACTCCCTCTGCCACGTCCTCGGGAAGCAGCCCTATTCCAGCCGCACCAGCGCCCGGGACAGCTGGATCATGGCGATCCTCACCTTCGGCGAGGGCTACCATAACTATCACCACGAGTTCCAGCACGACTACCGCAACGGCATCCGCAAGTGGCAGTGGGACCCGACCAAGTGGTCGATCTGGCTCCTCAACAAGGTCGGCCTGACCTGGGACCTCCGCCGCGTGCCGAAGGAAAAGATCCTCCTCGCCCAGATCGCCCAGAAGGAGCGCGCCCTCGAAGCCCGCCTCGGCAAGCAGGAGATCACCCTCTCCGGTGCCGCCGCCCAGCTCCTCGAGACCGCCCGCCAGCACCTCGCCCACGCCGCCGAGGCCTGGGAAACCCATCGCGAGGCCCGCAACAACGCCCTGAAGGCCGCCGCGAAGACCGCCGTCGCCCACGAGAGCGAAGGCCTCCTTGCCACCCTCCGCCGCGAGGAGGAAGCCGCCGCCAAGAACCTCCGCCTCTGCATCCGGGCCTGGCGCAACGCCTATCGCGTCGCCTGCGCCACGATCTAA
- the can gene encoding carbonate dehydratase produces MGPLSNLLQNNRDWSDRIRSGDPEFFTKLSKQQNPEYLWIGCADSRVPANEIVGLLPGEIFVHRNVANIVVHTDLNCLSVIQFAVEILKVKHIIVVGHYGCGGIRFALQKTRLGLSDNWLRHVHDVEEKHASFLQKRDDLDWQQDRLCELNVIEQVRNVCQTTIVQEAWERRADLSVHGWVYSLRNGLVNDLSLCATSSQHAGLVYEQACEQVHRLP; encoded by the coding sequence ATGGGCCCCCTCTCCAACCTCCTCCAGAATAACCGCGACTGGTCCGACCGCATCCGGAGTGGAGACCCCGAGTTCTTCACGAAGCTCTCCAAGCAACAGAATCCCGAGTACCTCTGGATCGGCTGCGCCGACAGCCGCGTCCCGGCAAACGAGATCGTCGGCCTGCTGCCCGGGGAAATCTTCGTCCACCGCAACGTGGCGAACATCGTCGTCCATACCGACCTGAACTGCCTCTCCGTCATCCAGTTCGCCGTCGAAATCCTGAAGGTGAAGCACATCATCGTCGTCGGCCACTACGGCTGCGGCGGCATCCGCTTCGCCCTCCAGAAGACCCGCCTCGGCCTGAGCGACAACTGGCTGCGCCACGTCCACGACGTCGAGGAAAAGCACGCCTCCTTCCTCCAAAAACGGGACGACCTCGACTGGCAGCAGGACCGCCTCTGCGAGCTCAACGTCATCGAGCAGGTCCGCAACGTCTGCCAGACCACCATCGTCCAGGAAGCCTGGGAGCGGCGGGCCGACCTCTCCGTCCACGGCTGGGTCTACAGCCTCCGCAACGGCTTGGTCAACGACCTCTCCCTCTGCGCCACCTCCTCCCAACACGCGGGCCTCGTCTACGAGCAGGCGTGCGAGCAGGTCCATCGCCTGCCCTAG
- a CDS encoding DMT family transporter translates to MSSPARYRIGVFHALFAAFLFGCGAPLSKPLLDRPDSDPLVLAGLLYLGAGLGLGLFLILRRSPPSTPAAPPSPSLRGREWLWFFFGSLCGGIAAPACLMWGLAHSTASESSLLLSLESAFTALLAWIFFREAWNGRVLLGIVFVVAGAAALSFQGGHGTSGFHLSLGCLAVALSTLGWGIDNNCTRKIAHCGAVRLAAWKGFLSGGLLLAVLLPLGHRLPPLPITLLALLLGNISFGLCLAQMILSMQILGAARMAAWFSVAPFFGALGAFLFLHDPVTSHFLAAAALTAVGLWLHATEGAGAHPSVDKQE, encoded by the coding sequence ATGTCCTCACCTGCCCGCTACCGCATCGGGGTCTTTCACGCCCTCTTCGCCGCCTTCCTCTTCGGCTGCGGCGCGCCCCTCTCGAAGCCCCTCCTCGACCGGCCCGACAGCGATCCCCTCGTCCTCGCCGGCCTTCTCTACCTCGGAGCGGGCCTCGGCCTCGGACTTTTCCTTATTCTCCGCCGCTCCCCTCCCTCCACCCCTGCCGCGCCCCCTTCTCCTTCCCTGCGGGGCCGGGAATGGCTCTGGTTCTTCTTCGGCAGCCTCTGCGGCGGGATCGCCGCCCCGGCCTGCCTCATGTGGGGCCTCGCCCACAGCACGGCCTCGGAAAGCTCCCTCCTCCTGAGCCTCGAAAGCGCCTTCACCGCCCTCCTCGCCTGGATCTTCTTCCGCGAGGCCTGGAACGGGCGGGTCCTCCTCGGCATCGTCTTCGTCGTCGCCGGGGCCGCCGCCCTTTCCTTCCAGGGAGGGCACGGAACCTCGGGCTTCCACCTCTCGCTCGGATGCCTCGCCGTCGCCCTCTCGACCCTCGGCTGGGGGATCGACAACAACTGCACCCGGAAGATCGCCCATTGCGGGGCCGTCCGCCTCGCCGCCTGGAAGGGCTTTCTCTCCGGGGGACTCCTCCTGGCCGTTCTCCTCCCGCTCGGGCATCGGCTCCCGCCCCTGCCGATCACCCTGCTCGCCCTCCTCCTCGGGAACATCAGCTTCGGCCTCTGCCTCGCCCAGATGATCCTTTCCATGCAGATCCTCGGGGCCGCCCGGATGGCCGCCTGGTTCAGCGTCGCCCCTTTCTTCGGCGCCCTCGGCGCCTTCCTCTTCCTTCACGACCCCGTCACCTCCCACTTCCTCGCCGCCGCCGCCCTCACCGCCGTCGGCCTCTGGCTCCACGCCACCGAGGGGGCCGGAGCGCATCCCTCCGTTGACAAGCAGGAATAA